One window from the genome of Acidimicrobiia bacterium encodes:
- the rph gene encoding ribonuclease PH produces the protein MAQRERPADELRAVRITRGFTNMTPGSVLIEMGETRVLCTAGVESEVPRWMKGSGAGWVTAEYGMLPGSSGERIRRNNYEGGRSKEISRLIGRSLRAVVNMKKMGEAMVQVDCDVLQADGGTRTAAITGAFIAMHDAFSAAVVAGKMSDIPIVDTVAAISVGIVDGTPLLDLEYVDDVNADVDMNVVMTGRGLLVEVQGTAEKAAFTRDEFNSLLDLAADGIAELSAAQKELLGL, from the coding sequence ATGGCGCAACGTGAAAGACCAGCCGACGAGTTACGCGCAGTTCGCATCACACGGGGCTTTACGAATATGACCCCCGGATCGGTTCTCATTGAGATGGGCGAGACCCGGGTCTTGTGCACAGCCGGCGTCGAATCAGAGGTGCCAAGGTGGATGAAAGGTTCGGGTGCCGGCTGGGTAACGGCCGAATACGGAATGTTGCCGGGATCCTCGGGTGAACGTATCCGACGCAACAACTACGAAGGCGGCCGCTCCAAAGAGATCTCCCGCCTCATCGGGAGATCATTACGGGCGGTTGTCAACATGAAAAAAATGGGCGAGGCTATGGTGCAAGTCGACTGCGATGTCTTACAAGCAGACGGCGGAACCCGCACCGCGGCGATCACCGGAGCATTCATTGCCATGCACGACGCGTTTAGCGCGGCGGTGGTTGCCGGAAAAATGTCGGATATTCCGATCGTCGATACGGTGGCTGCGATATCGGTTGGGATCGTCGACGGGACGCCGCTTCTCGATCTGGAATACGTCGATGATGTCAATGCCGATGTCGACATGAACGTTGTCATGACAGGCCGCGGACTTCTGGTCGAGGTGCAAGGTACTGCCGAGAAAGCGGCCTTTACTCGCGACGAGTTCAACAGCCTGCTCGATCTGGCTGCTGACGGCATCGCCGAACTGTCCGCAGCTCAGAAAGAATTGCTCGGGCTGTGA
- a CDS encoding MBL fold metallo-hydrolase, which translates to MRLTVLGCNGTYPTPGRPSSGYLVQTEQATIWLDCGTGTFAALQEYIDPNDLDAIVITHEHVDHCVDVLPFAYSRRYGHPLLGPVAVYAPASVPKRLEALIGRTGSAVFEALTFNRVDLGTEVNIKDLHLLFTQTNHPVPTMAVKLTGQAGSIAYTADTGVADHLAEWAAGSDVLIAEASYLGSGADKPWPHHLTASEAGELATAANVGRLVLTHLWPTNDPGQSVEEASETFSGSVVAATPGLTIDLKESNGAT; encoded by the coding sequence ATGCGTCTGACAGTACTCGGGTGTAACGGCACCTATCCGACTCCCGGTCGCCCCTCATCGGGCTATCTCGTGCAAACCGAACAGGCGACGATCTGGCTTGATTGCGGGACGGGCACGTTCGCGGCACTCCAGGAATACATCGATCCGAACGACCTCGACGCGATCGTCATCACCCACGAACACGTCGATCATTGCGTCGACGTTCTACCATTCGCCTACTCGCGCCGGTATGGGCACCCGCTCCTTGGTCCGGTTGCGGTGTATGCCCCTGCCTCGGTACCAAAGCGACTCGAGGCGCTAATTGGTCGGACCGGGAGTGCGGTCTTCGAAGCGCTCACGTTCAACCGGGTGGACCTCGGCACGGAGGTGAACATCAAGGATCTTCACCTCCTTTTCACACAAACCAATCATCCGGTCCCGACGATGGCGGTCAAGCTGACCGGTCAGGCAGGATCGATTGCCTACACGGCCGACACCGGGGTGGCCGACCACCTGGCCGAGTGGGCGGCCGGCTCCGACGTGCTAATTGCCGAAGCCTCCTACCTCGGTTCGGGCGCTGACAAACCGTGGCCCCATCATCTGACGGCATCCGAAGCCGGTGAACTGGCAACTGCGGCCAATGTGGGCCGTCTTGTGCTGACTCATCTCTGGCCAACCAACGATCCGGGGCAATCGGTCGAAGAAGCCTCCGAAACTTTTTCTGGTTCCGTCGTGGCGGCGACCCCAGGACTGACCATCGATCTGAAGGAGAGCAATGGCGCAACGTGA
- a CDS encoding M67 family metallopeptidase: protein MMAPRVRRPMLAAMLEHATYEAPSEACGLLAVTPAGSVRFVYCLSNVDRSASSYTIDPAEFYGAARHAERHDWEIGGVFHSHPRGTPVPSATDVARAPSPAWLYLVISGDTVGAFEIVGSRSRQLRIEIDD from the coding sequence ATGATGGCCCCCCGGGTCCGGAGGCCCATGCTCGCCGCCATGCTCGAGCACGCCACCTACGAAGCACCAAGTGAAGCCTGCGGGCTCCTGGCCGTAACTCCCGCAGGGTCGGTCCGCTTTGTGTATTGCCTGAGTAACGTCGATAGGTCGGCTTCGTCGTACACCATTGATCCAGCGGAGTTCTACGGTGCCGCCCGCCACGCTGAACGCCACGATTGGGAAATCGGCGGCGTGTTCCACTCGCACCCTCGTGGAACCCCGGTTCCGTCGGCTACCGATGTGGCCAGGGCTCCATCGCCTGCCTGGCTATACCTCGTCATCAGCGGCGACACGGTTGGTGCCTTCGAGATCGTCGGAAGCCGGTCCCGGCAGTTGAGAATCGAGATAGATGACTAG